The sequence below is a genomic window from Streptomyces sp. V1I1.
CGCCGAGGACTCCTGTGACCAGCTTCAACGACCTCACCCGGCTCAGCCCGCCCCCCGCCGGCCCGCCCCCCGTGGACTGGGACACAGTCGAGAACACCCTCGGCATGCGACTGCCCGACGACTACAAGCAGATGGCGACCACCTACGGTCCGGGCGCCTTCTGCGGATTCATCAACATCTACCACCCGCACGGGGCGACTGAGTGGGTCAACCTCACCGGCCCGATGCCCGCCACCATCCGCGCCCAGCTCGAGCAGGGACACGACCGCGGCACCTACCCAGTCCCCTACGACCCGGCAGACCTCTTCGCCATTGGCGTGACCGACAACGGTGAATACCTGTTCTGGATCACCGACCCGGCAACGGAGCCTGACGCTTGGGGTATCGCCGTCAACGAAGCCCGCGGTCCCGGCTGGTACACCTTCGACGGCACTCTCACACACTTCCTCGCCTCAGTCCTCAGCGGCGAGACGAAAGTGCCCTTGTTCCCCAGTGACCTCCTCGACCAGGGAGCCTTCTTCACCCCCTCAAC
It includes:
- a CDS encoding histone-like nucleoid-structuring protein Lsr2, which produces MTSFNDLTRLSPPPAGPPPVDWDTVENTLGMRLPDDYKQMATTYGPGAFCGFINIYHPHGATEWVNLTGPMPATIRAQLEQGHDRGTYPVPYDPADLFAIGVTDNGEYLFWITDPATEPDAWGIAVNEARGPGWYTFDGTLTHFLASVLSGETKVPLFPSDLLDQGAFFTPSTAARRDPEPAPPSAGRAIDGKAVRAWARANGYQVPDRGRIPADVLTAWEQATSSGA